The following is a genomic window from Melopsittacus undulatus isolate bMelUnd1 chromosome 8, bMelUnd1.mat.Z, whole genome shotgun sequence.
ATGTTCTGTATGTTTAGTTCTCTACCTCCTTTGCTGTGTTATGGAAATCTAATGCATTGAATGTATCTGAAAATCAGCATTCCTTTATACAAAGCTAGGATACGTGATGCAGAGGAATAAACCCATGAACTTTCAATTGCTGGAGCAATGAAATGACTGTCTATGATTTTGTGAACTGTAATTTGAGGTGTGTGTGGGTAGTAATTTTATAAGAAATAGCTTCCTGGCATTTTAACTGCACTTTTTTGCCTACATTTACTAGGTGGTTCTCTGGTTTCTGACAGATATAATCCCTAAACTTGCTTCAAAGAGGAACAGagaagtaaaatacaaaatccGACtagaaaagaatagaaaaatcaCACTTAAGTGAAATGTTGCATTTGGTCTCAGGGATTTATCAGTgatgctgtgctcagtgctctctgttgagaaataaatgcaaagaagaCAGTTCCTGAAGATTTCAAGTGTTGTCTTGATTTGAGCATTTCTATAAATGCCTGTAACCAAAATACTCCACAAGCTTTGTCTTAACAGCTGACAGCTAAGAAGTGATAGACATGTGAAACTTAAGTcaatgtttggggtttttttaggacCAAGAACCTAAAGGAATTGCAGGTTACTATTTACAGTGCAGTAAAAGACTTCCCCTTTGActgttccatttattttcttccctagAAAGCAACTCTGCAACATGACATTTGAAGATTTTGAGAACTACTCGTACTTCTATGACCTGTCTGAGGAAGATGAGTCACCCCAGTCTTCCCTCAGCATTGCCCATATAATTTCCCTTTCCTTGTACAGTGTGGCATTTCTGCTGGGAGTGCCAGGTAATGCCATCGTCATCTGGTTTATGGGCTTTAAGTGGGATAAATCTGTCTCTACACTCTGGTTCCTCAATCTGGCCATTGCggatttcatttttgttctatTCCTGCCCCTCTATATTACATATGTGGCAATGGGCTTCCACTGGCCTTTTGGGAAGTGGCTCTGCAAAATGAACTCATTCATTGCACTACTTAATATGTTTGCCAGTGTTTTCTTCCTGACATTCATCAGCCTTGACCGCTACATCCGCCTTGTCCATCCAGTCTTTTCCTACAAGTATCGGACTGTACGGAACACGCTCATTCTTAGCGGGATCATTTGGATGTCAGCTGCAATTATTGGTGGCCCTGCCTTATACTTTAGAGACACAGTTACAGTCCTCAATAATGTCACCATTTGCTACAACAACTTCCACGTGCATAACAGAGAACTTATTTTGCTGACACATCACATTCTCATTTGGGTGAGGCTTGCATTTGGTTACCTCTTTCCTCTAGTGACCATGGTCATTTGCTACTCATTGCTGATTGTCAAAGTGAAGAGGAGAACTGTATTGACTTCCAGCAGGCTTTTCTGGACCATCATTGCTGTAGTTgtagctttttttgtttgctggaCACCATATCACATATTCAGCATCGTGGAGCTGTCAGCTCACCATGATGAAAACTTGCACGACTTACTGCAGGATGGCATTCCCCTCTCCACCAGCCTTGGCTTCATCAACAGTTGCCTCAATCCAATCCTTTATGTTCTGATTAGCAAAAAGTTCCAGGCCGAGGTCAAGACTACAGTCTCTGAGGTGCTGAAGTTGGCACTGTGGGAGATGAGCCGCTCTGGAACTGTCAGCGAGCAGCTGTGGAGCTCGGACAACACCCATGCGCCTGTGCACTATTGTGAAACTGCCCAGTGACTGCTCCTGTCACCATCCCTCTCCAAAACAGCTGGCAGGAGATTTGGAGGTGTTCTTGACTTTGCATCTGTCAGTCAGATGTGCATCTTTGCATCTACAGTTGTATGTAAACAGCTGGCTTCCTTGTACTCACTGCTATCCTTGAAAAGGTTATAAAGGACACACTGCTTGGGTGTGGTGAGCTTGCAGTGCACACACAGCCTGAACTGAAAGTTGTTAGCATAAGTGTAATTGCTCCAACTGGATTTTTGATCAGGAATGCTGTTGTAATCCTGTTGTTGTGTTGTGGTTCCATACTTCATTGATATCAACAGAGCACATAATAAAAATGTTCCTCCTTGCCATCACTGATGGCACTCTTGATCAAGCATTTTCATCCAAGAAGGCATGGCCATACATCAGTGGCTCGAGTCTCCTGATTGTCTAGTATTGCCTTAAGTAGGAATCACCTGGCTACATCCCAGCTAAGTGAAGCTATTGGTGGCTCTACTCCACAGTTGGAGAAGAATCCtgagacagagaagaaaaacttttCTCCCAGCACTCTTTATGTTATACTCTAAGAC
Proteins encoded in this region:
- the CMKLR2 gene encoding chemerin-like receptor 2 isoform X1; this translates as MCVHMRSFTCWSNPLQVSELLLEERKQLCNMTFEDFENYSYFYDLSEEDESPQSSLSIAHIISLSLYSVAFLLGVPGNAIVIWFMGFKWDKSVSTLWFLNLAIADFIFVLFLPLYITYVAMGFHWPFGKWLCKMNSFIALLNMFASVFFLTFISLDRYIRLVHPVFSYKYRTVRNTLILSGIIWMSAAIIGGPALYFRDTVTVLNNVTICYNNFHVHNRELILLTHHILIWVRLAFGYLFPLVTMVICYSLLIVKVKRRTVLTSSRLFWTIIAVVVAFFVCWTPYHIFSIVELSAHHDENLHDLLQDGIPLSTSLGFINSCLNPILYVLISKKFQAEVKTTVSEVLKLALWEMSRSGTVSEQLWSSDNTHAPVHYCETAQ
- the CMKLR2 gene encoding chemerin-like receptor 2 isoform X2 — encoded protein: MTFEDFENYSYFYDLSEEDESPQSSLSIAHIISLSLYSVAFLLGVPGNAIVIWFMGFKWDKSVSTLWFLNLAIADFIFVLFLPLYITYVAMGFHWPFGKWLCKMNSFIALLNMFASVFFLTFISLDRYIRLVHPVFSYKYRTVRNTLILSGIIWMSAAIIGGPALYFRDTVTVLNNVTICYNNFHVHNRELILLTHHILIWVRLAFGYLFPLVTMVICYSLLIVKVKRRTVLTSSRLFWTIIAVVVAFFVCWTPYHIFSIVELSAHHDENLHDLLQDGIPLSTSLGFINSCLNPILYVLISKKFQAEVKTTVSEVLKLALWEMSRSGTVSEQLWSSDNTHAPVHYCETAQ